The following proteins are encoded in a genomic region of Pseudodesulfovibrio mercurii:
- a CDS encoding TonB family protein — MTSRQTIWTCLVISLFLHWLLLEQHWHRTPVPSGETIVVPTNFDLSVSTPGTIGLSLEQGVSGDQEKTDHEDAARRLRQQALKRFLAQVHSAVEHNRRPPGSDLDDLIGNARYRFRILPDDTFSGIVMLHSSGNPRLDAAARKAIQAASGNVKRPAILQGQSWTIAITVKYQYSL; from the coding sequence GTGACCTCCCGGCAGACGATCTGGACCTGCCTGGTCATCTCCCTGTTCCTGCACTGGCTGTTGCTGGAACAGCACTGGCATCGGACCCCGGTCCCTTCCGGCGAGACCATCGTCGTCCCGACGAACTTCGATCTCTCGGTGTCCACGCCGGGGACCATCGGCCTCTCCCTGGAGCAGGGGGTCTCCGGCGACCAGGAAAAGACCGACCATGAGGACGCGGCCAGACGCCTTCGGCAGCAGGCCCTGAAACGATTCCTGGCCCAGGTGCACAGCGCCGTTGAGCACAACAGGCGTCCGCCGGGCAGCGACCTGGACGACCTGATCGGCAATGCCCGCTACCGGTTCCGCATCCTCCCGGACGACACCTTCTCCGGCATCGTCATGCTCCACTCCTCGGGCAACCCCAGGCTCGACGCCGCCGCCCGAAAGGCCATCCAAGCCGCCAGCGGCAACGTCAAGCGTCCCGCCATCCTCCAGGGACAGTCCTGGACCATCGCCATCACGGTCAAATACCAGTATTCGCTCTGA
- a CDS encoding ExbD/TolR family protein, whose translation MIDFKHNAPRPASPDITPLLDVVFILLIFFVVSAVFTAKGVDIELPYAETARAVTGRSMEIELRENGDILCDTAQITLNDLTHLLQNTFERPVSLQPDHILLKSAPRARVERFVRIIDMVRKTGFNNLIIATNTRQSETGGTDQ comes from the coding sequence ATGATCGACTTCAAACACAACGCCCCCAGGCCCGCCTCGCCGGACATCACCCCGCTGCTGGACGTGGTGTTCATCCTGCTCATCTTCTTCGTGGTCTCCGCGGTCTTCACGGCCAAGGGGGTGGACATCGAACTGCCCTATGCCGAGACGGCCCGGGCCGTGACCGGCAGGTCCATGGAAATCGAACTCAGGGAAAACGGCGACATCCTCTGCGATACCGCGCAGATCACCCTGAACGATCTGACCCACCTGCTGCAAAACACCTTTGAGCGGCCCGTTTCCCTGCAACCGGACCACATCCTGCTCAAATCCGCGCCCCGGGCGCGGGTCGAGCGGTTCGTGCGGATCATCGACATGGTGCGCAAGACCGGGTTCAACAACCTGATCATCGCGACCAACACCCGTCAGAGCGAAACAGGCGGCACGGATCAGTGA
- a CDS encoding MotA/TolQ/ExbB proton channel family protein: MSLLQLGGFMMWPLLILSVAALAVILERLVVFTTRRFPSGQALDTLLETFRTQGRAAAMDGVEETAPTFAPFFAACFSPDRAHREAAIQAAGDEVLFGFNARLDFLSTAAATAPLMGLLGTVLGMINAFSRLASSADVDITVLAGGIWQALLTTAAGLCIAIPAVLAHRWFCREYDKIAHAMQHAARLIPVPDAEP, from the coding sequence ATGAGTCTTCTGCAACTGGGCGGCTTCATGATGTGGCCGCTGCTCATCCTGTCCGTGGCGGCCCTGGCCGTGATCCTGGAACGCCTCGTGGTCTTCACCACCCGCCGTTTCCCCTCCGGCCAGGCGCTGGACACCCTGCTCGAAACCTTCCGCACGCAGGGCAGGGCGGCCGCCATGGACGGCGTGGAGGAAACGGCCCCGACCTTTGCCCCCTTTTTCGCGGCCTGTTTCTCCCCGGACAGGGCGCACCGCGAGGCGGCCATCCAGGCCGCCGGTGACGAGGTCCTGTTCGGGTTCAATGCCCGGCTCGACTTTCTGTCCACGGCCGCGGCCACGGCCCCGCTCATGGGACTGCTGGGCACGGTGCTGGGCATGATCAACGCCTTTTCCCGGCTGGCGTCGTCGGCGGACGTGGATATCACCGTGCTGGCGGGGGGCATCTGGCAGGCCCTGCTGACCACGGCCGCCGGGCTGTGCATCGCCATCCCGGCCGTGCTGGCCCATCGCTGGTTCTGTCGTGAATACGATAAGATCGCCCATGCCATGCAGCACGCGGCGCGCCTGATCCCCGTTCCGGATGCGGAGCCATGA